In Granulicella mallensis MP5ACTX8, the sequence CCAACGGCACACGGGGCAGATGGTGACGACGGTGAAGGTCCTGCGGGCTTAGTTTGGCGAGTCTTTGGTTCGTTGCAGAATGATTGTCCATTTACCACTGCGCGAAGCGCGTTCCCTGACGCTAAAGCGTCACGGTTTGCGCTTCGCGCTGTTCCAAACAATCTTTTGATCCTTCGACGAAGGAACGACTCACCACACTAATGCGCTGCCGCCTCCGGTGAGGGCTTTGCCGCTTTGGACGGCAGGCGCATGAGGAAGGGCAGGGGCATCAGTACAGCGATGGCAGCCGCGAGGACGGCAAAGGCGTTCTTGTAGCTCAGCATGGAGGCCTGGCGAAGCATCTCCTGGTAGGAGCTGCCGACCGCGTACTGCGCAGCTCCGAGGGCGCTCATGCCGTGGGCTCTGGCGGCCGCGGTAATTGTGGCGATGTAGCTCTGATAGCCGATACTTCCCGGGCCGGTATTGGCGGCGAGCTGTGTCTGGTGGGTCTGTGCGGTACGCGCGAGGAACGTCGTCAGCAATGCCGTACCGGCGCTGCCGCCAAGGTTGCGGGCGAAGTTCGAGAGGCTCGAGATCTGGTTGCTCTTCGAAGCCGGTACGCCGACGTAGTTCAGCGTGCTGATGGGGATGAAGACCAGTGGCAGGCCGATGACCTGCAGCGCACGCCAGAGCGTGATGGTGCCGAAGCTGCTGTCGAGCGAGAGGCGCGTGAGGTTGTAGAGCCCTGCGGCGGTGAGGCCATAGCCGATGCAGACGAGCATGCGCGGGTCGAACTTGCTGACCAACCTGCCGGCGACCATCATCATCGCCATGAGGACAAAGCCGCCGGGAGAGAGAACCATGCCGGCGCGTTCGGCGCTGTAGCCCAGAAGCGTCTGCAGATACTGCGGGATGAGGACGGTCGAGCCGAAGAGAACCATGCCGAGGATGAGCTGCAGAAAGACCGCGGTGCCGAAGTTGCGGTTCTTGAGCAGCTTGAGGTCGACGATGGGGTCTTCGTGGTGCCACTCCCAGAAGATGAAGATGACCAGCAGCACTGCGGCGAGGCAAGCGACGGCGGTGATCATCGGATCGCCAAACCAGTCTTTCTCCTGGCCCTTGTCGAGGAAGAACTCCAGGCAGCCGACGCCGGAGGCGACGAGGACGAGGCCGGTGAAGTCGATGCGGGCCTTGGAGGCTTCCTTGACGCGTGCTTTCAGATAGGGTGGATCCTCGACCATGCGCGCGCTGAGCCACATGGAGAGAATGCCGATAGGGATGTTGATGAAGAAGATCCAGTGCCAGTTGAAGTTATCGGTGATCCAGCCGCCGAGAGTAGGGCCGATGGCCGGGGCGACGACGACCGCCATACCATAGACGGCAAAGGCCTGGCCGCGTTTTTCAACCGGGAAGGTATCGGCCAGGATGGCCTGTTCGGACGACGCGAGTCCGCCGCCGCCGGCGCCCTGCAGGATGCGCGCGATGATCAGGATGGGAAGCGACGGCGCGATGCCGCATACGAACGAGAAGATGGTGAAGATGGCGACGCAGGTGAGATAGTAGCGCTTACGGCCGAAACGATTGGACAGCCATCCGGAGATGGGGAGTACGATCGCGCTGGAGACGAGATAGCTGGTCAGGATCCAGGTGGCTTCTTCCTGTGACGCACCAAGCGAGCCGGCGATGTGCGGCAGGGCGACATTGGCGATAGAGGTGTCGAGTACCTCCATGAAGGTCGCCAGAGTGACCGTGAGCGCGATGGCCCAGGGATTGTATTTGGGTTTCCAGGAGGAGTCGTATGCCATTGAAGGGTTCGCAGCGGGTGTATCGGAATAAAAATGGTTTGAGCGGTGTTCTTTCAATGAAACCGCATTGCGTAAGTGCTACTGAGCCGATGCTTGTAAAATCACTATATCAGCTTGCTGATATAGAATAACAGGAAGCTGATATGAAGTCTCCGAGAAAAAAAGCATTGACGATGCAGCAGTGGAAGGAACCCTTCGAGCGCATCACGCAGGTTAAGCGTGTGCTGCTGGGGTTTCGCAGCCTGCTGGATCAGGAGCTGCAGCCTTTGGGTATTACGGCGGCTCAACTGCGTCTATTGCGTGCGGTGCAGGACGCTCCCGGAATCTCGGGAGCGAAGCTGGCTGATATCTGCTCGGTGACTCCGCAGACCGGGCAGCAGTTGATGATGAAGCTGGAATCGAACGGCTGGATTACACGCGAGAAAAATCCGGCGAATGAGCGCGTGCTGCTGGCCCGCCTGACAAAGAAGGGCGAGAAGATGTTGCAGCACGCACGGGCGATTGCCGAGGTGGCGCATCACAAGCTCTGGCAGAGGATCGATCCCGCGAAACTGGCGGTGTTCGATGAGGTGCTGGCGATTAGTTGTGAAAATTTGAAGGGGCTGGAGTTGGTGGGGGAGTAGGAGCTGTTGCTTTTTGTCTTTGCTCTTGCTTTTCTTGCTTGTCATTCCGAGCGGAGCGAGTGAACCTGCTTCCTCCCGTTCTTCGGTTCGAATCACCCAAAAGACTTTGGGCAGAACTAGAAGGCCAACCTTTATCCCAGCGCATAGCTTTTTCGGAAGTTCTGGCAAAAAACGGGAGACAGCAGATTCGCTCGCTGCGCTCGGAATGACAAGCCAGAAAGGCAAAAGCGTCGTCTTCTACTTTCAGCCGTAATCGCCTTAAACGATCAGGTGTCCCATTCTCTCGCGCTTGGTCTCCAGATAGCGTGCGAAGGTCGGTTCGCTGGGGATGGCGGCAGAGACCCGTTCAACAACCTTGACACCTCCGGCTTCCATCGCCGCGATCTTCTCCGGGTTGTTTGTCATCAGTCGCACCGCGGGAACCTTCAGGTATTTGAGGATCTCCGCGGGCAGTTCGAAGTGGCGGCAGTCGGCTTCAAACCCAAGCTGTTCGTTGGCTTCGATGGTGTCCAGTCCCTGGTCTTGCAACTCGTAGGCGCGAAGCTTGGCCATCAGGCCGATTCCACGGCCTTCCTGCTGCTCATAGAGCAGAATGCCCGAACCCTCTTCTGTGATCTTTCCGAGTGCCAGGTGGAGTTGGTCATGGCAGTCGCAGCGGAGCGAGTGGAAGACATCCCCGGTGAGGCATTGCGAGTGGATACGCACGAGAGGCGGTGCGGCGTGGATATCGCCCATCACGAGCGCAACGGCGCTTTCGACTGCCTTGCGCGAGGGGTCGCCAGGCAATGTGAGACCTTCAAATCCAAGGATGCGGAAGTGTCCCCAGCGTGTGGGGAAATCTGCGTCGGCGACCTTTTGAACACTAGCGAACGGCATAGGCTGATTCTATAGATTCGCGTAGCGTCTATTCGGATTCAACGCGGTCGCTGACAAAGAACTGACAAAGAACTGACGAAAACGAAAAGAGCCAGACTTTGCCAGGGTCGACATCGCAAAACCTGGCCCTTCCACGTGCTTCGAGTCAGGGCTTAGGCTCGCACCAGAGTCAATTCTGTCAGCTCTGAAGGGCAGTTCAGGCGGAAGGGCAGACCCACTGTCCCGACACCGCGATTGACGTAGAGCTGCATATGCCCGAAGTGAAAGAGGCCTTCGACATACTTCTTGCCCATCGGCGGCAGGATGAGCGGGCCGAGGATGGGCAATCTCACCTGGCCGCCGTGGGTGTGTCCGGAGAGCATCAGGTCGATCGAGGGAAAGCGGGGGTGCTGCACGACCGTCTCGACGAAGTCAGGCTCATGGGCCATGAAGATGACCGGCGCATCGGCCATCGGCGGAATGGCCATCTCGAGATAGCAGTGTGAGGTGCCGGGGTCGCAGGCGCCGCTGAGCCAGAAGTGGTCGCTGCCGCGCTCAATTGGGATGTAGCTGTCCACAAGAACAGGGGTCCCATGGGCCTCGAGTGCCTGGATGACGCGCTCGGAGCTGACAGAGACGTCATGGTTGCCGAGAATGGCATAGCGCTGCGGGCAGGTGAGGCCAGTGAGAATCTCAGCGCACATGCCGGCG encodes:
- a CDS encoding DHA2 family efflux MFS transporter permease subunit → MAYDSSWKPKYNPWAIALTVTLATFMEVLDTSIANVALPHIAGSLGASQEEATWILTSYLVSSAIVLPISGWLSNRFGRKRYYLTCVAIFTIFSFVCGIAPSLPILIIARILQGAGGGGLASSEQAILADTFPVEKRGQAFAVYGMAVVVAPAIGPTLGGWITDNFNWHWIFFINIPIGILSMWLSARMVEDPPYLKARVKEASKARIDFTGLVLVASGVGCLEFFLDKGQEKDWFGDPMITAVACLAAVLLVIFIFWEWHHEDPIVDLKLLKNRNFGTAVFLQLILGMVLFGSTVLIPQYLQTLLGYSAERAGMVLSPGGFVLMAMMMVAGRLVSKFDPRMLVCIGYGLTAAGLYNLTRLSLDSSFGTITLWRALQVIGLPLVFIPISTLNYVGVPASKSNQISSLSNFARNLGGSAGTALLTTFLARTAQTHQTQLAANTGPGSIGYQSYIATITAAARAHGMSALGAAQYAVGSSYQEMLRQASMLSYKNAFAVLAAAIAVLMPLPFLMRLPSKAAKPSPEAAAH
- a CDS encoding MarR family winged helix-turn-helix transcriptional regulator, giving the protein MKSPRKKALTMQQWKEPFERITQVKRVLLGFRSLLDQELQPLGITAAQLRLLRAVQDAPGISGAKLADICSVTPQTGQQLMMKLESNGWITREKNPANERVLLARLTKKGEKMLQHARAIAEVAHHKLWQRIDPAKLAVFDEVLAISCENLKGLELVGE
- the ribA gene encoding GTP cyclohydrolase II, giving the protein MPFASVQKVADADFPTRWGHFRILGFEGLTLPGDPSRKAVESAVALVMGDIHAAPPLVRIHSQCLTGDVFHSLRCDCHDQLHLALGKITEEGSGILLYEQQEGRGIGLMAKLRAYELQDQGLDTIEANEQLGFEADCRHFELPAEILKYLKVPAVRLMTNNPEKIAAMEAGGVKVVERVSAAIPSEPTFARYLETKRERMGHLIV
- a CDS encoding metallophosphoesterase, with amino-acid sequence MVHRSARLRRAEAQRITRRNFLIGSAAAGLGVATYAGTHGRHQIEFVQRTIPITKLPDAFQGFRIVQISDIHLEEYTEAYFLEEFVRRTNLLKPDLVLLTGDFVSKGPLDVSVAYNAAGMCAEILTGLTCPQRYAILGNHDVSVSSERVIQALEAHGTPVLVDSYIPIERGSDHFWLSGACDPGTSHCYLEMAIPPMADAPVIFMAHEPDFVETVVQHPRFPSIDLMLSGHTHGGQVRLPILGPLILPPMGKKYVEGLFHFGHMQLYVNRGVGTVGLPFRLNCPSELTELTLVRA